The Halostagnicola kamekurae sequence GCGGATCGTAGGTGGAAAGCGACCCGCCCGACGCCGGCTGGAAGTCCTCGGCTGCGTTCTCGGCGTTGATCCGAAACTCGATTGCGTGGCCGTCGATCTCGACGTCGGACTGCTCGAAGTCGAGTTCCTCCCCGTCGGCGACCCGAATCTGGCGTTTGACGATGTCGATTCCCGTGATCTGCTCGGTGACGCAGTGTTCGACCTGAATCCGCGTGTTCACCTCGAGGAAGTAGAAGTTCGTCTCCGGGCCGAGCACGCCGTCGCGACTCTGGTCCTCCTCGACGAGGAACTCGACGGTGCCGGCGTTCGTGTAGTCCGCGGCCGCGACGCCGCGGCGGGCAGCGTCGCCGATCTGCTCGCGGAGTTCGTCCGAGAGCGCCGCGGAGGGTCCCTCCTCGATGACCTTCTGGTGACGGCGCTGGAGCGAGCAGTCCCGTTCGCCCAGGTGGCGAACGTTGCCGTGGTGGTCCGCGACGATCTGGACCTCGATGTGTCGCGGGTTCTCGAGGTAGCGCTCGAGGTAGACCGAATCGTTGTCGAAGTACGCTTCGCCCTCGCGCTGGGCGCTCTCGAGTTGCTCCTCGACTTCGTCCTCCTCCCAGACGACTTTCATCCCGCGGCCGCCGCCGCCGCCTTCCGCCTTGATTGCGATCGGGTAACCGTGTTCGTCCCCGAAGGCTTTGACCTCCTCGGGGTCGGTAACCGGCTCCGTGGTCCCCGGCACGATCGGCACGTCCGCCTCGTTCATGACGGTGCGGGCCTTCGTCTTCTCGCCTAGCGTTTCCATCGCGTCGCTCGAGGGGCCGATCCAGGTGAGTCCGTCTTCGGCCTCGACTCTGGCGGCGAATTCGGCGTTCTCCGCGAGGAAGCCGTAGCCGGGGTGGATCGCGTCGGCGTCGGCTTTCAGCGCGGCCTCGATCACCGCCTCGTGGTCCAGATACGAATCGGCCGCGCGCGCAGGGCCGATGTTGTACGCCTCGTCGGCGTATCTGACGTGTCCCGAGTCCTTGTCGGCCTCGGAGTACACGGCGACGGTTCCGACGTTGAGCTCCTCGCACGCGCGCATGACTCGAACCGCGATCTCACCGCGGTTCGCGACGAGAACCTTCCTGAACATTCTACAAGAAAAGTCGTAAGCGCCCTACCTTACTTTTTCGCAACTGATCCGCCGGCCGTTCGCCGAAACAGTGCTCCCTCGATCAGAACCTGTCAGTTCGTCCCGCCGCGCTCCAGGGATTCGTCGGTGCCGTTCGAGGCACTCGAGCGGTCCGCTGTTGCTGGGCGCTGACGCGGCCCGCGAACGCCCACCGCCTGTCGTCCCAGGTCTCCTCGTCCTCGGCGGCCGCTGCCGCGGCGGCCAGTTCCTGATCGCGGACGTGGGCGCCGATGGCCGCGGCGATCGCTGCCGCTTCCGCCTCGTCGGCGTTGTCCGGGATACTGATCTCAACGGTTCGCTCCCCGGTCCGCTCCGCCTCTGGCGTCTCCTCGACGCGAGCCTGTTGTTGGGACGCCATCTCAGAGTGGGATGTTGCCGTGTTTCTTGTCCGGCTTGTCCTCGCGTTTGGTCTCGAGCATCTCGAGGTCGGCGATCAGGCGCGGGCGGGTTTCGGTCGGGAGGATGACGTCGTCGAGGAAGCCCTTGTCCGTCGCCGTGTAGGGGTTCGCGAACTCCTCGCGGTACTCCTCGATGAGTTCGTCCCGGAGTTCGTCCGGGTTCTCCGCCTCCTCGAGTTCCTCGCGATAGAGGATGTTGACCGCGCCCTGCGGTCCCATCACCGCGATTTCCGCGGTCGGCCAGGCGTAGTTGACGTCTGCGCCGAGGTTCTTCGAGGCCATCACGCAGTAGGCTCCGCCGTAAGCTTTGCGCGTGATAACCGTCAGCAGCGGCACGGTCGCTTCGGAGTACGCGTAGAGCAACTTCGCACCGTGGCGGATGATCCCGCGATGTTCCTGATCGGTTC is a genomic window containing:
- a CDS encoding acetyl-CoA carboxylase biotin carboxylase subunit; the protein is MFRKVLVANRGEIAVRVMRACEELNVGTVAVYSEADKDSGHVRYADEAYNIGPARAADSYLDHEAVIEAALKADADAIHPGYGFLAENAEFAARVEAEDGLTWIGPSSDAMETLGEKTKARTVMNEADVPIVPGTTEPVTDPEEVKAFGDEHGYPIAIKAEGGGGGRGMKVVWEEDEVEEQLESAQREGEAYFDNDSVYLERYLENPRHIEVQIVADHHGNVRHLGERDCSLQRRHQKVIEEGPSAALSDELREQIGDAARRGVAAADYTNAGTVEFLVEEDQSRDGVLGPETNFYFLEVNTRIQVEHCVTEQITGIDIVKRQIRVADGEELDFEQSDVEIDGHAIEFRINAENAAEDFQPASGGSLSTYDPPGGVGVRLDDALRQGDELVTDYDSMIAKLIVWGEDRDECIERSLRALREYDIEGIPTIIPFHRLMLTDEAFVQSRHTTKYLDEEMDPDRIEEAQRQWGGDESTADGEDEEVVEREFTVEVNGKRFEVELEERGAPPIPTGGEANPSGPNRPAAAGPDSSDDDVELAGEGELVDAEMQGTILSVEVEEGDEVAAGDVLVVLEAMKMENDIVASSGGTVTQIAVEEDDSVDMGDSLVVLE